TAGTTGTACCTTAACATGTCAGTCACTTGGCACAATGGGAACAGTAAACAAACACCTCTTGCCTTTTAATGAAAACTAAATTAATATAATTATTTCATTTATTCTTGAGTGTCTATAAAAACAATGACCAAAAGGATGTATCACATAGCACATTCACTAAGTTAACCTGCTCACTTTTACAAGTTCTCaatcttattatttttttacaagtTAAAAAAACCTTGATGAGTAAATTATATCATGCCATTTTCAAGtataactttaaaaaaataataatatatatatacacaataatAATAGAACAGAGTAAGTCATTGAATATGCTTTGTCACGTACTAGTACATTTGTCATGTCCCAGTTTCTCATAACTatagaaatataatctatagaACAGGCTTCCACCATTCAAGTTAATAGGGTTAGAGGCTCTAGCTAGGACCCTTCTATAGACTCTATTTCTATGACCATAGCCTCTTCTATCATCTTGTTCTTCACGTAAAACACCACTGTTAAAGTTGGTCCTGCTGATGTCACAGCTCTATCCACCAGTAAGGTGCTCTGTAAGCTATGAGGTCACCGGCGAGACATTTCAGTACTCGTTTGAAGGCGGTGTAATGATATTCATTATATATAACATTTGAAAAAATCATAATCTAAAACAATATATGAATATGAAAATATATAGTAAACTTTTAAGTGGATGAATATTGTGAATATTGTGATATCATCCAGTATGACTGATTATCCAGACTGGTATAACAAACTGTCTATAACTACTGGGATTTGGCAACGGGCTTGGTTTGGTGTAGTATATAAATGGTATGGATTTCATATACATGCCACATCTCGACAGAGTTCGCTACTAAATCAGATTCTATCTTCTGGTGTTTTAGTTGTACCTTAATAAACATGTCAGTCAATTGGTCCAATCGTACAGTAATAACACTGTAGTGGGAACTGGGGttctgtagtggacagtagtgaGACCTGGAGttctgtagtggacagtagtgaGACCTGGGGttctgtagtggacagtagtgaGAACTGGGGTTCTGTAGCGGACAGTAGTGAGACCTGGGGttctgtagtggacagtagtgaGACCTGGGGttctgtagtggacagtagtgaGACCTGGGGttctgtagtggacagtagtgaGACCTGGGGttctgtagtggacagtagtgaGAACTGGGGttctgtagtggacagtagtgaGACCTGGGGttctgtagtggacagtagtgaGACCTGGGGttctgtagtggacagtagtgaGACCTGGGGttctgtagtggacagtagtgaGACCTGGGGTTCTGTAGTGGACAGTAATGAGACCTGGGGttctgtagtggacagtagtgaGACCTGGGGttctgtagtggacagtagtgaGACCTGGGGttctgtagtggacagtagtgaGACCTGGGGttctgtagtggacagtagtgaGACCTGGGGttctgtagtggacagtagtgaGACCTGGGGttctgtagtggacagtagtgaGACCTGGGGttctgtagtggacagtagtgaGACCTGGGGttctgtagtggacagtagtgaGACCTGGGGttctgtagtggacagtagtgaGACCTGGGGttctgtagtggacagtagtgaGACCTGGGGttctgtagtggacagtagtgaGACCTGGGGttctgtagtggacagtagtgaGACCTGGGGttctgtagtggacagtagtgaGACCTGGGGttctgtagtggacagtagtgaGACCTGGGGTTCTGTAGTGGACGGTAGTGAGACCTGGGGttctgtagtggacagtagtgaGACCTGGGGttctgtagtggacagtagtgaGACCTGGGGTTCTGTGGACAGTGTGAGACCTGGGGTTCTGTAGTGGACAGTGTGAGACCTGGGGttctgtagtggacagtagtgaGAACTGGGGttctgtagtggacagtagtgaGACCTGGGGttctgtagtggacagtagtgaGACCTGGGGttctgtagtggacagtagtgaGACCTGGGGttctgtagtggacagtagtgaGACCTGGGGttctgtagtggacagtagtgaGACCTGGGGttctgtagtggacagtagtgaGACCTGGGGatctgtagtggacagtagtgaGACCTGGGGttctgtagtggacagtagtgaGACCTGGGGttctgtagtggacagtagtgaGACCTGGGGttctgtagtggacagtagtgaGACCTGGGGttctgtagtggacagtagtgaGACCTGGGGttctgtagtggacagtagtgaGACCTGGGGTTCTGTAGTGGATGGTAGTGAGACCTGGGGTTCTGTAATGGACAGTAGTGAGACCTGGGGTTCTGTAGTGGACGGTAGTGAGACCTGGGGttctgtagtggacagtagtgaGACCTGGGGTTCTGTAGTGGACGGTAGTGAGAACTGAGGTTCTGTAATGGACAGTAGTGAGCCCTGGGGttctgtagtggacagtagtgaGACCTGGGGttctgtagtggacagtagtgaGACCTGGGGttctgtagtggacagtagtgaGACCTGGGGttctgtagtggacagtagtgaGACCTGGGGttctgtagtggacagtagtgaGACCTGGGGttctgtagtggacagtagtgaGACCTGGGGTTCTGTAGTGGGCAGTAGTGAGACCTGGGGttctgtagtggacagtagtgaGACCTGGGGttctgtagtggacagtagtgaGACCTGGGGttctgtagtggacagtagtgaGACCTGGGGttctgtagtggacagtagtgaGACCTGGGGTTCTGTAGTGAGACCTGGGGttctgtagtggacagtagtgaGCCCTGGGGttctgtagtggacagtagtgaGACCTGGGGttctgtagtggacagtagtgaGACCTGGGGatctgtagtggacagtagtgaGACCTGGGGTTCTGTAGTGGACAGTAATGAGACCTGGGGttctgtagtggacagtagtgaGAACTGGGGttctgtagtggacagtagtgaGACCTGAGGatctgtagtggacagtagtgaGACCTGGGGATCTGTAGAGGGTGATGgtggatatacagtaccagtcaaaggtttggacacacctactcattcaagggtttttcttcatgttttactattttctacattgtagaataacagtgaatacatcaaaactatgaacggACGAACGccgtgtgtctttgtgagacgcagagtag
This genomic stretch from Oncorhynchus keta strain PuntledgeMale-10-30-2019 chromosome 29, Oket_V2, whole genome shotgun sequence harbors:
- the LOC118375873 gene encoding uncharacterized protein LOC118375873 isoform X16, whose protein sequence is MSRCVQTFDWYCISTITLYRSPGLTTVHYRSSGLTTVHYRTPVLTTVHYRTPGLITVHYRTPGLTTVHYRSPGLTTVHYRTPGLTTVHYRTPGLTTVHYRTPGLTTEPQVSLLSTTEPQVSLLSTTEPQVSLLPTTEPQVSLLSTTEPQVSLLSTTEPQVSLLSTTEPQVSLLSTTEPQVSLPSTTEPQVSLLSTTEPQVSLLSTTEPQVSLLSTTEPQVSLLSTTEPQVSLLSTTEPQVSLLSTTEPQVSLLSTTEPQVSLLSTTEPQVSLLSTTEPQVSLLSTTEPQVSLLSTTEPQVSLLSTTEPQVSLLSTTEPQVSLLSTTEPQVSLLSTTEPQVSLLSTTEPQVSLLSTTEPQVSLLSTTEPQVSLLSTTEPQFSLLSTTEPQVSLLSTTEPQVSLLSTTEPQVSLLSTTEPQVSLLSATEPQFSLLSTTEPQVSLLSTTELQVSLLSTTEPQFPLQCYYCTIGPID
- the LOC118375873 gene encoding mucin-17 isoform X14, which translates into the protein MSRCVQTFDWYCISTITLYRSPGLTTVHYRSSGLTTVHYRTPVLTTVHYRTPGLITVHYRTPGLTTVHYRSPGLTTVHYRTPGLTTVHYRTPGLTTVHYRTPGLTTEPQVSLLSTTEPQVSLLSTTEPQVSLLSTTEPQVSLLSTTEPQVSLLPTTEPQFSLLSTTEPQVSLLSTTEPQVSLLSTTEPQVSLPSTTEPQVSLLSTTEPQVSLLSTTEPQVSLLSTTEPQVSLLSTTEPQVSLLSTTEPQVSLLSTTEPQVSLLSTTEPQVSLLSTTEPQVSLLSTTEPQVSLLSTTEPQVSLLSTTEPQVSLLSTTEPQVSLLSTTEPQVSLLSTTEPQVSLLSTTEPQVSLLSTTEPQVSLLSTTEPQVSLLSTTEPQVSLLSTTEPQFSLLSTTEPQVSLLSTTEPQVSLLSTTEPQVSLLSTTEPQVSLLSATEPQFSLLSTTEPQVSLLSTTELQVSLLSTTEPQFPLQCYYCTIGPID
- the LOC118375873 gene encoding uncharacterized protein LOC118375873 isoform X21, yielding MSRCVQTFDWYCISTITLYRSPGLTTVHYRSSGLTTVHYRTPVLTTVHYRTPGLITVHYRTPGLTTVHYRSPGLTTVHYRTPGLTTVHYRTPGLTTVHYRTPGLTTEPQVSLLSTTEPQVSLLSTTEPQVSLLSTTEPQVSLLSTTEPQVSLLPTTEPQFSLLSTTEPQVSLLSTTEPQVSLLSTTEPQVSLLSTTEPQVSLLSTTEPQVSLLSTTEPQVSLLSTTEPQVSLLSTTEPQVSLLSTTEPQVSLLSTTEPQVSLLSTTEPQVSLLSTTEPQVSLLSTTEPQVSLLSTTEPQVSLLSTTEPQVSLLSTTEPQVSLLSTTEPQVSLLSTTEPQVSLLSTTEPQVSLLSTTEPQFSLLSTTEPQVSLLSTTEPQVSLLSTTEPQVSLLSTTEPQVSLLSATEPQFSLLSTTEPQVSLLSTTELQVSLLSTTEPQFPLQCYYCTIGPID
- the LOC118375873 gene encoding mucin-17 isoform X13, which gives rise to MSRCVQTFDWYCISTITLYRSPGLTTVHYRSSGLTTVHYRTPVLTTVHYRTPGLITVHYRTPGLTTVHYRSPGLTTVHYRTPGLTTVHYRTPGLTTVHYRTPGLTTEPQVSLLSTTEPQVSLLSTTEPQVSLLSTTEPQVSLLSTTEPQVSLLPTTEPQVSLLSTTEPQVSLLSTTEPQVSLLSTTEPQVSLPSTTEPQVSLLSTTEPQVSLLSTTEPQVSLLSTTEPQVSLLSTTEPQVSLLSTTEPQVSLLSTTEPQVSLLSTTEPQVSLLSTTEPQVSLLSTTEPQVSLLSTTEPQVSLLSTTEPQVSLLSTTEPQVSLLSTTEPQVSLLSTTEPQVSLLSTTEPQVSLLSTTEPQVSLLSTTEPQVSLLSTTEPQVSLLSTTEPQFSLLSTTEPQVSLLSTTEPQVSLLSTTEPQVSLLSTTEPQVSLLSATEPQFSLLSTTEPQVSLLSTTELQVSLLSTTEPQFPLQCYYCTIGPID
- the LOC118375873 gene encoding mucin-17 isoform X6, producing the protein MSRCVQTFDWYCISTITLYRSPGLTTVHYRSSGLTTVHYRTPVLTTVHYRTPGLITVHYRTPGLTTVHYRSPGLTTVHYRTPGLTTVHYRTPGLTTVHYRTPGLTTVHYRTPGLTTVHYRTPGLTTVHYRTPGLTTVHYRTPGLTTVHYRTPGLTTVHYRTPGLTTVHYRTPGLTTVHYRTPGLTTVHYRTPGLTTVHYRSPGLTTVHYRTPGLTTVHYRTPGLTTVHYRTPGLTTVHYRTPGLTTVHYRTPGLTTVHYRTPVLTTVHYRTPGLTTVHYRTPGLTTVHYRTPGLTTVHYRTPGLTTVHYRTPGLTTVHYRTPGLTTVHYRTPGLTTVHYRTPGLTTVHYRTPGLTTVHYRTPGLTTVHYRTPGLTTVHYRTPGLTTVHYRTPGLTTVHYRTPGLTTVHYRTPGLTTVHYRTPGLTTVHYRTPGLTTVHYRTPGLITVHYRTPGLTTVHYRTPGLTTVHYRTPGLTTVHYRTPGLTTVHYRTPVLTTVHYRTPGLTTVHYRTPGLTTVHYRTPGLTTVHYRTPGLTTVRYRTPVLTTVHYRTPGLTTVHYRTPGLTTVHYRTPVPTTVLLLYDWTN
- the LOC118375873 gene encoding mucin-17 isoform X25; protein product: MSRCVQTFDWYCISTITLYRSPGLTTVHYRSSGLTTVHYRTPVLTTVHYRTPGLITVHYRTPGLTTVHYRSPGLTTVHYRTPGLTTVHYRTPGLTTVHYRTPGLTTVHYRTPGLTTVHYRTPGLTTAHYRTPVLTTVHYRTPGLTTVHYRTPGLTTVHYRTPGLTTVHYRTPGLTTVHYRTPGLTTVHYRTPGLTTVHYRTPGLTTVHYRTPGLTTVHYRTPGLTTVHYRTPGLTTVHYRTPGLTTVHYRTPGLTTVHYRTPGLTTVHYRTPGLTTVHYRTPGLITVHYRTPGLTTVHYRTPGLTTVHYRTPGLTTVHYRTPGLTTVHYRTPVLTTVHYRTPGLTTVHYRTPGLTTVHYRTPGLTTVHYRTPGLTTVRYRTPVLTTVHYRTPGLTTVHYRTPGLTTVHYRTPVPTTVLLLYDWTN
- the LOC118375873 gene encoding mucin-17 isoform X30; this encodes MSRCVQTFDWYCISTITLYRSPGLTTVHYRSSGLTTVHYRTPVLTTVHYRTPGLITVHYRTPGLTTVHYRSPGLTTVHYRTPGLTTVHYRTPGLTTVHYRTPGLTTVHYRTPGLTTVHYRTPGLTTVHYRTPGLTTVHYRTPGLTTVHYRTPGLTTVHYRTPGLTTVHYRTPGLTTVHYRTPGLTTVHYRTPGLTTVHYRTPGLTTVHYRTPGLTTVHYRTPGLTTVHYRTPGLTTVHYRTPGLTTVHYRTPGLTTVHYRTPGLITVHYRTPGLTTVHYRTPGLTTVHYRTPGLTTVHYRTPGLTTVHYRTPVLTTVHYRTPGLTTVHYRTPGLTTVHYRTPGLTTVHYRTPGLTTVRYRTPVLTTVHYRTPGLTTVHYRTPGLTTVHYRTPVPTTVLLLYDWTN
- the LOC118375873 gene encoding mucin-17 isoform X22 codes for the protein MSRCVQTFDWYCISTITLYRSPGLTTVHYRSSGLTTVHYRTPVLTTVHYRTPGLITVHYRTPGLTTVHYRSPGLTTVHYRTPGLTTVHYRTPGLTTVHYRTPGLTTVHYRTPGLTTVHYRTPVLTTVHYRTPGLTTVHYRTPGLTTVHYRTPGLTTVHYRTPGLTTVHYRTPGLTTVHYRTPGLTTVHYRTPGLTTVHYRTPGLTTVHYRTPGLTTVHYRTPGLTTVHYRTPGLTTVHYRTPGLTTVHYRTPGLTTVHYRTPGLTTVHYRTPGLTTVHYRTPGLTTVHYRTPGLTTVHYRTPGLITVHYRTPGLTTVHYRTPGLTTVHYRTPGLTTVHYRTPGLTTVHYRTPVLTTVHYRTPGLTTVHYRTPGLTTVHYRTPGLTTVHYRTPGLTTVRYRTPVLTTVHYRTPGLTTVHYRTPGLTTVHYRTPVPTTVLLLYDWTN
- the LOC118375873 gene encoding mucin-17 isoform X18, with the translated sequence MSRCVQTFDWYCISTITLYRSPGLTTVHYRSSGLTTVHYRTPVLTTVHYRTPGLITVHYRTPGLTTVHYRSPGLTTVHYRTPGLTTVHYRTPGLTTVHYRTPGLTTVHYRTPGLTTVHYRTPGLTTVHYRTPGLTTVHYRTPGLTTVHYRTPGLTTVHYRTPGLTTVHYRTPGLTTVHYRTPGLTTVHYRTPGLTTVHYRTPGLTTVHYRTPGLTTVHYRTPGLTTVHYRTPGLTTVHYRTPGLTTVHYRTPGLTTVHYRTPGLTTVHYRTPGLTTVHYRTPGLTTVHYRTPGLTTVHYRTPGLTTVHYRTPGLITVHYRTPGLTTVHYRTPGLTTVHYRTPGLTTVHYRTPGLTTVHYRTPVLTTVHYRTPGLTTVHYRTPGLTTVHYRTPGLTTVHYRTPGLTTVRYRTPVLTTVHYRTPGLTTVHYRTPGLTTVHYRTPVPTTVLLLYDWTN
- the LOC118375873 gene encoding mucin-17 isoform X26 — translated: MSRCVQTFDWYCISTITLYRSPGLTTVHYRSSGLTTVHYRTPVLTTVHYRTPGLITVHYRTPGLTTVHYRTPGLTTVHYRTPVLTTVHYRTPGLTTVHYRTPGLTTVHYRTPGLTTVHYRTPGLTTVHYRTPGLTTVHYRTPGLTTVHYRTPGLTTVHYRTPGLTTVHYRTPGLTTVHYRTPGLTTVHYRTPGLTTVHYRTPGLTTVHYRTPGLTTVHYRTPGLTTVHYRTPGLTTVHYRTPGLTTVHYRTPGLTTVHYRTPGLITVHYRTPGLTTVHYRTPGLTTVHYRTPGLTTVHYRTPGLTTVHYRTPVLTTVHYRTPGLTTVHYRTPGLTTVHYRTPGLTTVHYRTPGLTTVRYRTPVLTTVHYRTPGLTTVHYRTPGLTTVHYRTPVPTTVLLLYDWTN
- the LOC118375873 gene encoding uncharacterized protein LOC118375873 isoform X48 → MSRCVQTFDWYCISTITLYRSPGLTTVHYRSSGLTTVHYRTPVLTTVHYRTPGLITVHYRTPGLTTVHYRTPGLTTVHYRTPVLTTVHYRTPGLTTVHYRTPGLTTVHYRTPGLTTVHYRTPGLTTVHYRTPGLTTVHYRTPGLTTVHYRTPGLTTVHYRTPGLITVHYRTPGLTTVHYRTPGLTTVHYRTPGLTTVHYRTPGLTTVHYRTPVLTTVHYRTPGLTTVHYRTPGLTTVHYRTPGLTTVHYRTPGLTTVRYRTPVLTTVHYRTPGLTTVHYRTPGLTTVHYRTPVPTTVLLLYDWTN
- the LOC118375873 gene encoding mucin-17 isoform X47, which produces MSRCVQTFDWYCISTITLYRSPGLTTVHYRSSGLTTVHYRTPVLTTVHYRTPGLITVHYRTPGLTTVHYRTPGLTTVHYRTPVLTTVHYRTPGLTTVHYRTPGLTTVHYRTPGLTTVHYRTPGLTTVHYRTPGLTTVHYRTPGLTTVHYRTPGLTTVHYRTPGLTTVHYRTPGLITVHYRTPGLTTVHYRTPGLTTVHYRTPGLTTVHYRTPGLTTVHYRTPVLTTVHYRTPGLTTVHYRTPGLTTVHYRTPGLTTVHYRTPGLTTVRYRTPVLTTVHYRTPGLTTVHYRTPGLTTVHYRTPVPTTVLLLYDWTN
- the LOC118375873 gene encoding mucin-17 isoform X46 produces the protein MSRCVQTFDWYCISTITLYRSPGLTTVHYRSSGLTTVHYRTPVLTTVHYRTPGLITVHYRTPGLTTVHYRTPGLTTVHYRTPVLTTVHYRTPGLTTVHYRTPGLTTVHYRTPGLTTVHYRTPGLTTVHYRTPGLTTVHYRTPGLTTVHYRTPGLTTVHYRTPGLTTVHYRTPGLTTVHYRTPGLITVHYRTPGLTTVHYRTPGLTTVHYRTPGLTTVHYRTPGLTTVHYRTPVLTTVHYRTPGLTTVHYRTPGLTTVHYRTPGLTTVHYRTPGLTTVRYRTPVLTTVHYRTPGLTTVHYRTPGLTTVHYRTPVPTTVLLLYDWTN
- the LOC118375873 gene encoding mucin-17 isoform X17 — protein: MSRCVQTFDWYCISTITLYRSPGLTTVHYRSSGLTTVHYRTPVLTTVHYRTPGLITVHYRTPGLTTVHYRSPGLTTVHYRTPGLTTVHYRTPGLTTVHYRTPGLTTVHYRTPGLTTVHYRTPGLTTVHYRTPGLTTVHYRTPVLTTVHYRTPGLTTVHYRTPGLTTVHYRTPGLTTVHYRTPGLTTVHYRTPGLTTVHYRTPGLTTVHYRTPGLTTVHYRTPGLTTVHYRTPGLTTVHYRTPGLTTVHYRTPGLTTVHYRTPGLTTVHYRTPGLTTVHYRTPGLTTVHYRTPGLTTVHYRTPGLTTVHYRTPGLTTVHYRTPGLITVHYRTPGLTTVHYRTPGLTTVHYRTPGLTTVHYRTPGLTTVHYRTPVLTTVHYRTPGLTTVHYRTPGLTTVHYRTPGLTTVHYRTPGLTTVRYRTPVLTTVHYRTPGLTTVHYRTPGLTTVHYRTPVPTTVLLLYDWTN
- the LOC118375873 gene encoding mucin-17 isoform X10; translation: MSRCVQTFDWYCISTITLYRSPGLTTVHYRSSGLTTVHYRTPVLTTVHYRTPGLITVHYRTPGLTTVHYRSPGLTTVHYRTPGLTTVHYRTPGLTTVHYRTPGLTTVHYRTPGLTTVHYRSPGLTTVHYRTPGLTTVHYRTPGLTTVHYRTPGLTTVHYRTPGLTTVHYRTPGLTTVHYRTPVLTTVHYRTPGLTTVHYRTPGLTTVHYRTPGLTTVHYRTPGLTTVHYRTPGLTTVHYRTPGLTTVHYRTPGLTTVHYRTPGLTTVHYRTPGLTTVHYRTPGLTTVHYRTPGLTTVHYRTPGLTTVHYRTPGLTTVHYRTPGLTTVHYRTPGLTTVHYRTPGLTTVHYRTPGLTTVHYRTPGLITVHYRTPGLTTVHYRTPGLTTVHYRTPGLTTVHYRTPGLTTVHYRTPVLTTVHYRTPGLTTVHYRTPGLTTVHYRTPGLTTVHYRTPGLTTVRYRTPVLTTVHYRTPGLTTVHYRTPGLTTVHYRTPVPTTVLLLYDWTN
- the LOC118375873 gene encoding mucin-17 isoform X7, which codes for MSRCVQTFDWYCISTITLYRSPGLTTVHYRSSGLTTVHYRTPVLTTVHYRTPGLTTVHYRTPGLTTVHYRTPGLTTVHYRTPGLTTVHYRTPGLTTVHYRTSVLTTVHYRTPGLTTVHYRTPGLTTVHYRTPGLTTVHYRTPGLTTVHYRTPGLTTVHYRTPGLTTVHYRTPGLTTVHYRTPGLTTVHYRSPGLTTVHYRTPGLTTVHYRTPGLTTVHYRTPGLTTVHYRTPGLTTVHYRTPGLTTVHYRTPVLTTVHYRTPGLTTVHYRTPGLTTVHYRTPGLTTVHYRTPGLTTVHYRTPGLTTVHYRTPGLTTVHYRTPGLTTVHYRTPGLTTVHYRTPGLTTVHYRTPGLTTVHYRTPGLTTVHYRTPGLTTVHYRTPGLTTVHYRTPGLTTVHYRTPGLTTVHYRTPGLTTVHYRTPGLTTVHYRTPGLITVHYRTPGLTTVHYRTPGLTTVHYRTPGLTTVHYRTPGLTTVHYRTPVLTTVHYRTPGLTTVHYRTPGLTTVHYRTPGLTTVHYRTPGLTTVRYRTPVLTTVHYRTPGLTTVHYRTPGLTTVHYRTPVPTTVLLLYDWTN
- the LOC118375873 gene encoding mucin-17 isoform X5, which gives rise to MSRCVQTFDWYCISTITLYRSPGLTTVHYRSSGLTTVHYRTPVLTTVHYRTPGLTTVHYRTPGLTTVHYRTPGLTTVHYRTPGLTTVHYRTPGLTTVHYRTPGLTTVHYRTSVLTTVHYRTPGLTTVHYRTPGLTTVHYRTPGLTTVHYRTPGLTTVHYRTPGLTTVHYRTPGLTTVHYRTPGLTTVHYRTPGLTTVHYRSPGLTTVHYRTPGLTTVHYRTPGLTTVHYRTPGLTTVHYRTPGLTTVHYRTPGLTTVHYRTPVLTTVHYRTPGLTTVHYRTPGLTTVHYRTPGLTTVHYRTPGLTTVHYRTPGLTTVHYRTPGLTTVHYRTPGLTTVHYRTPGLTTVHYRTPGLTTVHYRTPGLTTVHYRTPGLTTVHYRTPGLTTVHYRTPGLTTVHYRTPGLTTVHYRTPGLTTVHYRTPGLTTVHYRTPGLTTVHYRTPGLITVHYRTPGLTTVHYRTPGLTTVHYRTPGLTTVHYRTPGLTTVHYRTPVLTTVHYRTPGLTTVHYRTPGLTTVHYRTPGLTTVHYRTPGLTTVRYRTPVLTTVHYRTPGLTTVHYRTPGLTTVHYRTPVPTTVLLLYDWTN
- the LOC118375873 gene encoding mucin-17 isoform X4 → MSRCVQTFDWYCISTITLYRSPGLTTVHYRSSGLTTVHYRTPVLTTVHYRTPGLTTVHYRTPGLTTVHYRTPGLTTVHYRTPGLTTVHYRTPGLTTVHYRTPGLTTVHYRTPGLTTVHYRTSVLTTVHYRTPGLTTVHYRTPGLTTVHYRTPGLTTVHYRTPGLTTVHYRTPGLTTVHYRTPGLTTVHYRTPGLTTVHYRTPGLTTVHYRSPGLTTVHYRTPGLTTVHYRTPGLTTVHYRTPGLTTVHYRTPGLTTVHYRTPGLTTVHYRTPVLTTVHYRTPGLTTVHYRTPGLTTVHYRTPGLTTVHYRTPGLTTVHYRTPGLTTVHYRTPGLTTVHYRTPGLTTVHYRTPGLTTVHYRTPGLTTVHYRTPGLTTVHYRTPGLTTVHYRTPGLTTVHYRTPGLTTVHYRTPGLTTVHYRTPGLTTVHYRTPGLTTVHYRTPGLTTVHYRTPGLITVHYRTPGLTTVHYRTPGLTTVHYRTPGLTTVHYRTPGLTTVHYRTPVLTTVHYRTPGLTTVHYRTPGLTTVHYRTPGLTTVHYRTPGLTTVRYRTPVLTTVHYRTPGLTTVHYRTPGLTTVHYRTPVPTTVLLLYDWTN
- the LOC118375873 gene encoding mucin-17 isoform X20, whose product is MSRCVQTFDWYCISTITLYRSPGLTTVHYRSSGLTTVHYRTPVLTTVHYRTPGLITVHYRTPGLTTVHYRSPGLTTVHYRTPGLTTVHYRTPGLTTVHYRTPGLTTVHYRTPGLTTVHYRTPGLTTAHYRTPVLTTVHYRTPGLTTVHYRTPGLTTVHYRTPGLTTVHYRTPGLTTVHYRTPGLTTVHYRTPGLTTVHYRTPGLTTVHYRTPGLTTVHYRTPGLTTVHYRTPGLTTVHYRTPGLTTVHYRTPGLTTVHYRTPGLTTVHYRTPGLTTVHYRTPGLTTVHYRTPGLTTVHYRTPGLTTVHYRTPGLITVHYRTPGLTTVHYRTPGLTTVHYRTPGLTTVHYRTPGLTTVHYRTPVLTTVHYRTPGLTTVHYRTPGLTTVHYRTPGLTTVHYRTPGLTTVRYRTPVLTTVHYRTPGLTTVHYRTPGLTTVHYRTPVPTTVLLLYDWTN
- the LOC118375873 gene encoding mucin-17 isoform X15, which codes for MSRCVQTFDWYCISTITLYRSPGLTTVHYRSSGLTTVHYRTPVLTTVHYRTPGLTTVHYRTPGLTTVHYRTPGLTTVHYRTPGLTTVHYRSPGLTTVHYRTPGLTTVHYRTPGLTTVHYRTPGLTTVHYRTPGLTTVHYRTPGLTTVHYRTPVLTTVHYRTPGLTTVHYRTPGLTTVHYRTPGLTTVHYRTPGLTTVHYRTPGLTTVHYRTPGLTTVHYRTPGLTTVHYRTPGLTTVHYRTPGLTTVHYRTPGLTTVHYRTPGLTTVHYRTPGLTTVHYRTPGLTTVHYRTPGLTTVHYRTPGLTTVHYRTPGLTTVHYRTPGLTTVHYRTPGLITVHYRTPGLTTVHYRTPGLTTVHYRTPGLTTVHYRTPGLTTVHYRTPVLTTVHYRTPGLTTVHYRTPGLTTVHYRTPGLTTVHYRTPGLTTVRYRTPVLTTVHYRTPGLTTVHYRTPGLTTVHYRTPVPTTVLLLYDWTN
- the LOC118375873 gene encoding mucin-17 isoform X9, yielding MSRCVQTFDWYCISTITLYRSPGLTTVHYRSSGLTTVHYRTPVLTTVHYRTPGLITVHYRTPGLTTVHYRSPGLTTVHYRTPGLTTVHYRTPGLTTVHYRTPGLTTVHYRTPGLTTVHYRTPGLTTVHYRSPGLTTVHYRTPGLTTVHYRTPGLTTVHYRTPGLTTVHYRTPGLTTVHYRTPGLTTVHYRTPVLTTVHYRTPGLTTVHYRTPGLTTVHYRTPGLTTVHYRTPGLTTVHYRTPGLTTVHYRTPGLTTVHYRTPGLTTVHYRTPGLTTVHYRTPGLTTVHYRTPGLTTVHYRTPGLTTVHYRTPGLTTVHYRTPGLTTVHYRTPGLTTVHYRTPGLTTVHYRTPGLTTVHYRTPGLTTVHYRTPGLITVHYRTPGLTTVHYRTPGLTTVHYRTPGLTTVHYRTPGLTTVHYRTPVLTTVHYRTPGLTTVHYRTPGLTTVHYRTPGLTTVHYRTPGLTTVRYRTPVLTTVHYRTPGLTTVHYRTPGLTTVHYRTPVPTTVLLLYDWTN
- the LOC118375873 gene encoding mucin-17 isoform X8; translated protein: MSRCVQTFDWYCISTITLYRSPGLTTVHYRSSGLTTVHYRTPVLTTVHYRTPGLITVHYRTPGLTTVHYRSPGLTTVHYRTPGLTTVHYRTPGLTTVHYRTPGLTTVHYRTPGLTTVHYRTPGLTTVHYRTPGLTTVHYRSPGLTTVHYRTPGLTTVHYRTPGLTTVHYRTPGLTTVHYRTPGLTTVHYRTPGLTTVHYRTPVLTTVHYRTPGLTTVHYRTPGLTTVHYRTPGLTTVHYRTPGLTTVHYRTPGLTTVHYRTPGLTTVHYRTPGLTTVHYRTPGLTTVHYRTPGLTTVHYRTPGLTTVHYRTPGLTTVHYRTPGLTTVHYRTPGLTTVHYRTPGLTTVHYRTPGLTTVHYRTPGLTTVHYRTPGLTTVHYRTPGLITVHYRTPGLTTVHYRTPGLTTVHYRTPGLTTVHYRTPGLTTVHYRTPVLTTVHYRTPGLTTVHYRTPGLTTVHYRTPGLTTVHYRTPGLTTVRYRTPVLTTVHYRTPGLTTVHYRTPGLTTVHYRTPVPTTVLLLYDWTN